The following proteins are co-located in the Massilia litorea genome:
- the catA gene encoding catechol 1,2-dioxygenase has product MNKQAIAALLDKIESTETASGNPRVQAVVNRIVRDLFATIEEMDVQPDEFWSAVGYLTEAGRNGEWGLIAAGLGFEHFLDLRMDEAEERAGLSGGTPRTIEGPLYVAGAPESVGSARLDQDEQPGEVLFMQGQVRGADGSPVAGALVEVWHANHLGGYSFFDPTQSPYNLRRSIRTDADGRYRFRSKVPVGYSVPPGGSTEKLLTLLGRHGTRPAHIHFFVTAPGHRKLTTQINIDGDPYLWDDFAFATREGLVPAMRKVDDAAALRAREVDAPYYAIDFDFDLQAARDGLPADQIERAHFEA; this is encoded by the coding sequence ATGAACAAGCAAGCCATCGCAGCACTGCTGGACAAGATCGAAAGCACGGAAACGGCCAGCGGCAACCCGCGCGTGCAGGCCGTCGTCAACCGCATCGTGCGCGACCTGTTCGCAACGATCGAGGAGATGGACGTCCAGCCCGACGAATTCTGGAGCGCGGTCGGCTACCTGACCGAAGCCGGCCGCAACGGCGAATGGGGATTGATCGCGGCCGGACTGGGCTTCGAGCACTTCCTCGACCTGCGCATGGACGAGGCGGAAGAGCGCGCCGGCCTCTCCGGCGGGACGCCGCGCACGATCGAAGGGCCGCTGTACGTCGCCGGCGCCCCCGAATCGGTGGGCAGCGCACGACTGGACCAGGACGAGCAGCCGGGCGAGGTGCTGTTCATGCAAGGCCAGGTCCGCGGCGCCGACGGCAGCCCCGTGGCGGGCGCATTGGTGGAAGTGTGGCACGCGAACCACCTGGGCGGCTATTCGTTCTTCGATCCCACCCAGAGCCCGTACAACCTGCGCCGCTCGATCCGCACGGATGCCGACGGCCGCTACCGCTTCCGCAGCAAGGTGCCCGTCGGCTACAGCGTGCCGCCAGGCGGCTCGACCGAAAAGCTGCTGACGCTGCTGGGCCGTCACGGCACCCGCCCCGCGCACATCCATTTCTTCGTGACGGCACCTGGCCACCGCAAGCTGACCACGCAGATCAACATCGATGGCGATCCCTACCTGTGGGACGACTTTGCCTTCGCCACCCGCGAGGGCCTGGTGCCGGCGATGCGCAAGGTGGACGACGCCGCCGCGCTGCGCGCCAGGGAAGTCGACGCGCCCTACTATGCGATCGACTTCGATTTCGACCTGCAGGCGGCGCGCGACGGCCTTCCAGCCGACCAGATCGAGCGCGCGCACTTCGAGGCCTGA